Part of the Halobacteriovoraceae bacterium genome is shown below.
GACAATTCCTGCAATAAATAGCCCAAGAAGTAGAAATGGGGATGATAAAACCAAATATTTCCAAACTGCACTGATAAATTCTGACATACTTTTCCTTTTACAAATCGCAATGTTATTATGCAGGTAAAAGGAAAATTTGCCTATGATTAATGATCTTGTTTTGCTACCAATTGCAGGAATTTTTATTGGATTAATCTCTACAATATTTGGAGTAGGTGGTGGAATAATAGCGGTTCCAACTATTTATGAGTTATTTCCAGCTTTAACACCGGCCAGTGTTATCGGTACTTCCTTGGCCATGATTTTTTGCAATTCGCTCTTAAATTTGTCTAATTTTGCAAGAAAGGGTCAAAAAATTCAAATAAACACACTAGGTTCAATTGTTTTACCAATGTCTGCAGGAGTCCTCATTGGCATTGAGTGCATTGATTATCTCTCGACTACACAAGTCAAACTCTTCTTGGTTTTTATTGTCTTCATGACAGCTGTTCGTTTGCTATGGAAGGCCTACTTTTATCACAAAAAAAAATTTCAAAGTATTTCATTTTCACAGAGGCCAAAACTGCTTATTTTCATCATATTAATTGGTGGATTTGTATCTGGACTAACTGGCCTTGGTGGAGGTGTTGTTATTATTCCTTTGATCATTAATTTTTTTCATACACCCCTGAAGGAACTTCCTGTTATTTCAAATTTTGCAATAGCTTCAGGAGCATTTGTTGGACTTATACGTTTTAGCACAAGTGAGAACATTGAGTTAGGTTTAACTGAATTATTGAACCATTTCCAAATTGGAAAAATAAATTTTCTCATTGCTTTTTGTTTATTTACAGGAAGTTTTCTTACATCGAGACTAGGTGTCAAATTAAGTGGCAAGATACATCCCAGGCTTGCGAATATTTTATTTGCATCTCTGCTTATTATCATGGGGACTAGATTATTAATAAAGACTATTTAAAGATAAAACTTTAAAATATTTTCTTGACGATTATGTAGCAAATACTTATATTTCAAAAATCGAAAAAATGCGGGGGCGTAGTTAAGTTGGTTATAACGTCTGCCTGTCACGCAGAAGGCCGAGGGTTCGAGTCCCTTCGCTCCCGCCATTTTTTTCGCTATCCGAACGTTTGTTCTCAAATAAAATTTGACTCTACACACTTAATGGTGCAACACACCGCACTCAATACCTCAACGACAGGCACAAAGCACTTTAAATCGATAGTTAGATTCTTCCCAATTCGTGCTAAGCGGGCCATTCAACTTCACACTTAATAAAAAGACGGACACCATCAAGGGTAAAGAGAGGATCCACTCTAGGTTA
Proteins encoded:
- a CDS encoding sulfite exporter TauE/SafE family protein, with product MINDLVLLPIAGIFIGLISTIFGVGGGIIAVPTIYELFPALTPASVIGTSLAMIFCNSLLNLSNFARKGQKIQINTLGSIVLPMSAGVLIGIECIDYLSTTQVKLFLVFIVFMTAVRLLWKAYFYHKKKFQSISFSQRPKLLIFIILIGGFVSGLTGLGGGVVIIPLIINFFHTPLKELPVISNFAIASGAFVGLIRFSTSENIELGLTELLNHFQIGKINFLIAFCLFTGSFLTSRLGVKLSGKIHPRLANILFASLLIIMGTRLLIKTI